Proteins co-encoded in one Neodiprion lecontei isolate iyNeoLeco1 chromosome 3, iyNeoLeco1.1, whole genome shotgun sequence genomic window:
- the LOC107224965 gene encoding protein dpy-30 homolog, translating to MASTGETTTEERTEPAPAQPSTNVVSDAANKIISMEKEADLTAAPQKKSRVEVQSLPTRQYLDQTVVPILLQALSSLAKERPPDPINFLAAYLLKNKSQYDNSGSPPTSQ from the exons ATGGCGTCCACCGGGG AAACCACAACCGAAGAGCGGACTGAGCCAGCGCCAGCTCAACCCAGCACTAATGTAGTGTCAGACGCAGCGAAC AAAATAATATCGATGGAGAAGGAAGCAGACTTGACTGCTGCACCGCAGAAGAAATCTAGAGTAGAGGTCCAGTCGCTGCCGACAAGACAGTACTTGGATCAGACCGTTGTGCCAATATTACTCCAAGCATTATCAAGTCTTGCCAAAGAAAGACCGCCAGATCCTATTAATTTTTTAGCTGCTtatctattgaaaaataagagCCAATATGACAACAGTGGGTCACCACCGACTAGTCAATAA
- the LOC107224967 gene encoding engulfment and cell motility protein 1 produces the protein MPDSIVSVAVAIGNDQTLVKMDRSLPLDEIIADLCVNHGLIGECHKYALQIARPSPKAEDQTISNRYVTPELISQVLDGTELRLVFSAATTVRLLFEVITDERGSKRKSALQKLANACEDPEFARCFVEVEGPSMIVEKLKVAAAGEITAALACLRLSMQHGYLDQLCHVGIDRVVAEIAGPGESEALREALLIACLVIARSEPEHGERLRAALTTTEILTLVKGRSPGVQLAVLGLVNAILLSSESPRREEDLKALADSQWRQLIFRHVLGSGQRNAGDELAHQLHVLQTMLLNSILGQSQETLVENDDENGKIPSFWRRVSTETILESVESMPSTPELSRQGSTITLDEVTQTYMPSMPLPSPKPPPTLKRYFSYMSDSSNDTISHLTPNCLEYFSQKYHDSFVLAKEEAELLSDLNHVAQNVVDVLCTVLRVGTSHERTSTRYCPLFFSARDAFFEELFCHAIWTLGKTVRDLRTREPEDHLIALRVLHRQLKDALDARPTTLSALAENLKETSAAHVQELWAAERQAKFENLLQKHPAIDDLRNDIRPKAARLVTLQRLNALKAGHKFSKHFDTLKAQKAKNWWFVHLSDDERVLIYGDWDSESQPYSNLHKRISVASATGLATGKRCPHAKGRKYPTDKTFFSLLHEGGSLDFIAPNKEIYNLWTDGLTALLGRPVLSAAFHEDVDMIVDMEVRLRLLDLGDAPTPVPMDPPPLPSPPANYEFCDESLV, from the exons ATGCCGGATTCAATAGTCTCGGTTGCGGTGGCCATCGGTAACGACCAAACTCTGGTGAAGATGGACCGCAGTCTCCCACTGGATGAGATTATAGCCGATCTCTGCGTGAATCACGGTCTGATAGGAGAGTGCCACAAGTATGCGTTGCAAATAGCACGACCGTCgccgaaggccgaagaccagACGATATCGAACCGTTACGTAACACCAGAATTAATATCCCAAGTTCTAGACGGTACAGAATTGCGATTGGTATTCTCGGCCGCAACGACCGTCCGCCTTCTCTTTGAAGTGATCACAGACGAGCGGGGATCCAAGCGTAAAAGCGCCCTGCAAAAGCTCGCCAATGCCTGCGAAGACCCGGAATTCGCGAGGTGTTTCGTCGAGGTCGAAGGGCCGTCGATGATCGTTGAGAAGCTGAAAGTTGCCGCGGCCGGTGAAATCACCGCCGCATTGGCGTGTCTCAGACTGTCGATGCAGCACGGATACCTGGACCAGCTTTGTCACGTCGGTATCGACAGAGTCGTTGCCGAAATCGCCGGTCCCGGGGAGAGCGAAGCCCTGAGAGAAGCTTTGCTGATCGCCTGCCTGGTCATCGCCAGAAGCGAGCCTGAGCACGGGGAGAGGCTGCGAGCTGCGTTGACGACTACGGAGATTTTGACCTTGGTCAAGGGCAGGTCGCCCGGTGTTCAACTGGCCGTTCTGGGCCTGGTCAATGCGATTCTGCTCTCATCGGAGTCCCCGCGACGCGAAGAAGACTTGAAAGCTTTGGCGGATTCGCAGTGGAGGCAGCTCATCTTCCGTCATGTTCTTGGTTCCGGGCAGCGGAATGCGGGCGACGAGTTGGCTCACCAGCTCCACGTCCTTCAAACGATGCTCCTGAATTCCATTCTTGGACAGAGCCAGGAAACGCTAGTCGAAAACGACGACGAGAACGGGAAAATACCCTCTTTCTGGCGGAGAGTCAGCACCGAGACCATCCTTGAGTCCGTCGAATCAATGCCGAGCACCCCGGAACTCAGCAGGCAGGGTTCCACCATCACTTTGGACGAGGTGACCCAGACCTACATGCCCTCCATGCCGTTGCCTTCGCCGAAACCACCCCCAACCCTCAAGAGATATTTCTCTTACATGTCCGACTCGAGCAACGACACGATCAGCCATCTGACCCCAAACTGTCTCGAATACTTTTCTCAGAAGTATCACGACAGTTTCGTCCTCGCCAAGGAGGAGGCTGAGCTTCTCTCTGACCTGAATCATGTCGCTCAGAACGTCGTAGATGTTCTGTGCACCGTCCTTCGGGTGGGAACGAGTCACGAACGAACTTCGACCAGGTACTGTCCTCTCTTCTTCAGCGCTAGGGACGCCTTCTTCGAGGAACTATTCTGCCACGCTATATGGACTTTGGGAAAGACCGTGAGGGATTTGAGGACCCGAGAGCCCGAGGATCACTTGATTGCACTTCGAGTTCTCCATCGCCAGCTGAAGGACGCCCTGGACGCCAGGCCGACGACTTTGTCCGCATTGGCCGAAAACCTCAAGGAAACATCCGCTGCTCATGTTCAAGAATTGTGGGCCGCTGAGCGGCAGGCCAAGTTTGAAAACCTTCTTCAAAAGCATCCAGCGATTGATGATCTGAGGAATGATATCAGGCCGAAAGCTGCGAGGCTCGTCACCCTTCAGAGATTGAACGCGCTGAAGGCGGGTCACAAGTTCTCAAAACACTTTGATACCCTCAAGGCACAG AAGGCCAAGAATTGGTGGTTCGTTCATCTGTCGGATGACGAACGGGTTCTCATTTACGGAGACTGGGACTCGGAAAGTCAACCGTACTCAAACTTGCACAAGAGGATCAGCGTGGCTTCTGCTACGGGGTTGGCGACTGGCAAGAGATGCCCGCATGCCAAGGGTCGGAAATATCCTACCGATAAGACATTTTTTTCGCTACTGCACGAGGGCGGTTCCCTCGACTTTATCGCTCCTAACAAAGAAATCTATAACTTGTGGACCGACGGGCTCACCGCGCTGCTGG GACGGCCCGTGCTGAGCGCCGCGTTTCACGAAGACGTCGACATGATCGTTGACATGGAGGTGAGATTGAGACTTCTGGATCTCGGCGACGCCCCGACGCCTGTACCCATGGATCCACCGCCTCTGCCATCTCCTCCGGCGAACTACGAGTTCTGCGACGAATCCCTGGTGTGA